From one Chanodichthys erythropterus isolate Z2021 chromosome 3, ASM2448905v1, whole genome shotgun sequence genomic stretch:
- the tsen54 gene encoding tRNA-splicing endonuclease subunit Sen54: MADSDTSTDAHKLNVYQELLSPSELFEARSRSHKIPVRGQKDFLPDGSERQTARLKQSLDEHWTLLAEERVERLGNLVKAVWIPEETLVELQSPAGKFWQTMGFSERGKQYLHPEEALYLMECGNVQVFYRDLPLSIQEGYERFLSCETVTLHQYQVFGHLKRLGYVVNRFDPSSVPSIYERQLNLPASSRDKQRKQLKRKRSQSPVSSEKQNTSPVEKTTAEDQSDELVKNSESPAATDLPPQEPMQSAEASDRTWWIEGDVQPPPAQAQSTAPRWDFSSISFPDLGSRRSRSVCLASPDRSLLPGALEVGDCDVTPWLSRLNVKQEKLSRRDRERQRERDRYRRDVNSDREVRRCRNWAEYLQLLEERRRRRQKDRPAHLWEREVTPLTQPGQCASHRELLDQISIVKSSSLSEGVSRLSPSDQWKISFDVYQPDTVAEFKKSHPGKPYSRMCVCSFDGPVPDLHVMKQLSFQSGDVPVTFAVVDHGDISFYCFKDFKLPTDVY; encoded by the exons TCCATCAGAGCTGTTTGAGGCGAGGTCCCGGAGCCATAAGATACCAGTGAGGGGTCAGAAAGACTTCCTGCCCGATGGGTCTGAGAGGCAGACGGCCCGTCTGAAGCAGAGTCTGGACGAGCACTGGACACTCCTGGCCGAGGAGAGGGTCGAGAGACT AGGGAATCTAGTGAAAGCTGTCTGGATCCCTGAGGAAACACTAGTGGAATTACAGTCACCAGCA GGGAAATTTTGGCAGACGATGGGTTTTTCAGAGAGAGGCAAGCAGTACCTGCATCCTGAAGAGGCTCTCTACCTCATGGAATGT GGCAATGTGCAGGTGTTTTACCGGGACCTTCCTTTGTCCATTCAGGAGGGATATGAGCGCTTTCTTTCTTGTGAGACTGTGACTCTTCATCAGTATCAG GTTTTTGGACATTTGAAAAGGCTTGGGTATGTTGTGAACAGATTTGACCCCAG TTCAGTCCCGTCTATATATGAGAGACAGCTGAATCTGCCGGCATCATCGCGGGACAAGCAGAGAAAACAGCTGAAGAGGAAACGCTCTCAAAGTCCTGTATCCAG tgaaaaacaaaacacatcacCAGTGGAGAAGACAACAGCTGAAGACCAAAGTGACGAGCTAGTTAAAAACAGTGAATCGCCGGCGGCCACAGATCTACCTCCGCAGGAGCCCATGCAGTCCGCTGAGGCTTCTGACAGGACGTGGTGGATAGAAGGGGATGTCCAGCCTCCACCTGCTCAAGCCCAAAGCACAGCTCCTCGCTGGGACTTCAGCAGCATCTCTTTCCCAGACCTGGGCTCTCGTAGGAGCCGCTCGGTCTGCCTGGCTTCTCCAGACCGCAGCCTGCTGCCCGGCGCTCTGGAGGTGGGCGACTGTGATGTGACTCCTTGGCTCAGCAGACTCAACGTGAAGCAGGAGAAGCTGTCGCGCCGGGACAGGGAGCGCCAGAGAGAGCGAGATCGCTACCGCAGGGATGTGAATAGCGACCGAGAGGTGCGACGCTGCAGGAACTGGGCGGAGTATTTACAGCTGCTGGAGGAGAGGAGGCGACGGCGGCAGAAAGACAGACCCGCGCATCTGTGGGAGAGGGAGGTGACGCCGCTCACTCAGCCCGGCCAGTGCGCCTCACACC GTGAACTGCTGGACCAGATCAGCATTGTCAAGTCTTCGAGCTTGTCCGAGGGGGTTTCCAG GTTGTCCCCGTCAGACCAGTGGAAGATTAGTTTTGATGTTTACCAACCGGACACGGTGGCGGAGTTTAAAAAGAGCCACCCCGGAAAGCCTTATAGCCGCATGTGTGTCTGCAG TTTCGACGGTCCCGTGCCTGATCTGCATGTCATGAAGCAGCTGTCCTTTCAAAGCGGAGATGTCCCAGTGACGTTTGCTGTGGTGGATCATGGTGACATCTCTTTTTACTGCTTCAAGGATTTCAAACTTCCAACTGATGTGTATTAA